From the genome of Streptomyces sp. JH34:
GCCCTTTCGTTGTACGAGCCTCATACGGGGAGAGCGCGCTCCCTGCTCACCGGCGGGCCGGAATTCCCGGCCGGGCCCCCCGAACACCGAATCGCAGATCAGGACCAAAGTGGCGTATTCATACGAAGCCCCAGTTTCACAGACGCTGTTCGACCGCGCGTCCCAGGTGACGCCCGGCGGCGTGAACTCTCCCGTGCGCGCCTTCCGCGCCGTGGGCGGTACGCCCCGGTTCATGGTGTCCGGCACGGGTCCGTACCTCACTGACGCCGACGGCCGCGAGTACGTCGACCTCGTGTGTTCGTGGGGGCCGATGATCCTCGGCCACGCGCACCCCGAGGTCACCGCGGCCGTGCAGGAGGCGGTGGCCCGGGGTACCTCGTTCGGTACGCCGGGTGAGGGCGAGGTCGCGCTCGCCGAGGAGATCGTGGCCCGGATCGAGCCCGTGGAGCAGGTGCGGCTGGTGTCGTCGGGCACCGAGGCGACCATGTCCGCGATCCGTCTCGCGCGTGGATTCACCGGACGCGCCAAGGTCGTGAAGTTCGCCGGCTGTTACCACGGTCACGTCGACGCGCTGCTGGCCGCCGCCGGTTCCGGGGTCGCCACCTTCGGACTCCCCGACACGCCCGGGGTGACCGGGGCGCAGGCGGGCGACACGATCGTGCTCCCGTACAACGACCTGGAGGCCGTGCGCGCGGCGTTCGCCGCGCAGCCGGGTGAGATCGCCTGTGTGATCACCGAGGCGTCGCCGGGCAACATGGGCGTCGTGCCGCCGCTGGACGGTTTCAACGCAGGGCTGAAGGAGATCTGCGCGGCCGACGGCGCGCTGTACATCTCCGACGAGGTGATGACCGGATTCCGTACGTCCAAGGCCGGCTGGTACGGCATCGACGGGGTGCGGCCTGACCTGATGACCTTCGGCAAGGTCATGGGCGGAGGCTTCCCGGCCGCCGCGTTCGGCGGCCGCGCCGACGTGATGGCGCACCTGGCCCCGGCCGGGCCGGTCTACCAGGCGGGCACCCTCTCCGGGAACCCGGTCGCCACCGCCGCCGGCCTCGCCCAACTGCGGCTGCTCGACGACGCGGCGTACGCGAAGGTCGACGCGGTCTCCGCGGAGCTGCGCTCCCTCGTCGGGGAGGCCTTCAGCAAGGAGGGCGTCGCACACACGGTGTCGGCGGCGAGCAACATGTTCTCCGTCTTCTTCACCGACGAGCCCGTACGCGACTACGAGGGCGCGAAGAAGCAGGAGGCCTTCCGCTTCACCGCGTTCTTCCACTCGATGCTGGAGCAGGGCGTGTACCTGCCGCCGTCCGCCTTCGAGTCCTGGTTCGTCTCCACCGCCCACGACGCGCGGGCGCTGGAGCGGGTCGCCGCGGCGCTGCCCGCCGCCGCCCGCGCCGCATCGGAGGCCGTCGCATGAGCACGCACAGCGGGAACAGCGAGGACGGGGCGAAGGACATCACCGTCGTCCACCTGATGCGCCACGGCGAGGTGCACAACCCGGAGGGCGTGCTCTACGGGCGCCGCGCCGGTTACAGCCTGTCCGAGCTCGGCCGCCGGATGGCGGACCGGGTGGCCGAGCACCTCGAGAAGCGCGACATCACGCATGTCGTGGCCTCCCCGCTGGAGCGCGCCCAGGAGACCGCCACGCCGATCGCCACGTCGCACGGCGTGGAACTGGCCACCGACGAGCGCCTCATCGAGGCCGCCAACGTCTTCGAGGGCAAGACCTTCGGGGTCGGCGACGGCGCACTGCGCAAGCCCGAGAACTGGAAGCACCTCACCAACCCCTTCAAGCCGTCCTGGGGCGAGCCGTACGTCGAGCAGGTCGTGCGGATGATGGGCGCGCTGGACGCGGCGCGTGACGCCGCGCGCGGGCACGAGGCGGTCTGCGTCAGCCACCAGTTGCCCATCTGGATCGTGCGGAGCTTCGTGGAGCGGCGCAGGCTGTGGCACGACCCGCGCAAGCGGGAGTGCACCCTGGCCTCGCTCACGACCTTCACGTACCAGGGGGACAAGATCGTGTCCGTCGGGTACACCGAGCCCGCCCGGGACCTGGTGCCCGCGCACCTGCTCGCGGGAGCGAAGCCCGTGAAGGGGAAGTCCAAGGCGTTCGGCGCGTAGCCGCTCCCGTGCCGCGCACCGGGACCGTACGCCGCGCACCGGGCCCCTACTCCGGGGTCCGTGCGCGGCGTCCGTCTGTGTGCGGTGTGCAGCACCTGTAAGGGTGTGTTCACGTAACAACTTTTGTGATTATCGGCGGAACCTCCGTGTTGGTTTCCTCATCTAAGCCATCGCCAGTTTGTATGGCATTGAGGTAATACGACCGCAGATGGGGACGCAATGCGTGAAATCAACCGAAGGGGCCTGCTCGGGGCCGGACTCGGAGCCGCAGCCGCACTCTCGATGACCGGCTGCGGCTCCCTCGGGTCATCGGACGGCGGACGGCCGGAACCCGAGAAGCGTGGCAACGGTGGCAAGGCGACGCCCGGGAACGGCGGCGGCCCACCCGAGAAGCACGTCAGGCTGATCGGTGACGGTTCCACGGCGGACACCGGAAAGCAGCCCAATCAGCCCGCCGCCCCCGTTGTGCTGGAGCCCGGCCAGACGCCGCCGCAGTTCGTGATCTTTTCCTGGGACGGGGCGGGCGAAGTCGGCAACGGTCTCTTCCCGCGCTTTCTCGAACTCGCCCAGGAACACGACGCGGCGATGACCTTCTTCCTCTCGGGGCTCTATGTGCTGCCCGAGTCGAAGAAGTCCCTCTACCGGCCGCCCAACAACCCCCGCGGCGCCTCCGACATCGGTTATCTCACCGACGACCACGTCAAGCAGACACTGAAGTACGTCCGCCAGGCCTGGCTCGACGGTCACGAGATCGGCACCCATTTCAACGGGCATTTCTGCGGCGGCTCCGGATCGGTCGGCGACTGGACGCCCGCGCAATGGCGGAGCGAGATCGACCAGGCCGTGTCGTTCGTCACCGGATGGCGCACGAACACCGGCTGGGAGGACGTCGACCCGCTGCCCTTCGACTACCGCAAGGAACTGGTCGGAGGCCGTACGCCCTGTCTGCTCGGCCAGGACAACCTCCTGCCCACCGCGAAGCAGCTGGGCTGGCGCTACGACGCGAGTTCGCCGGGCGGCAGCCAGATGTGGCCCGAGAGGCGTCAGGGCGTCTGGGACCTCCCGCTGCAGGGCATTCCGTTCCCCGGGCACTCCTTCGAGGTCCTCTCCATGGACTACAACATCCTCGCCAACCAGTCGAAGAATTCGACCAAGGGCATGCCGTCCCGCTATCCCGGGTGGCGCACCCAGGCCGCCCAGGCGTACATCGCCGGATTCGACCGCGCCTACGAGACGAACCGCGCGCCCTTCTACATCGGAAACCACTTCGAGGAGTGGAACGGCGGCATCTACATGGACGCCGTGGAGGACGCGCTCAAACACATCTCGGGCAAGCCCGATGTGCGCCTCGTCTCCTTCCGGCAGTTCGTCGACTGGCTCGACGTACAGGACCCGGCGGTGCTCGCGAAGCTTCGTTCGCTCCAGGTCGGACAGGCCCCCGAGGGTGGCTGGAACGCCTTCTTCAAACAGTCCTGACAAGGGGCTTTACGGGCACCGAGGGGGGTGCCCAAGATCCCTGGAACTGCCATGCGAAACTTTTCACATGAGCTCTGGCCGCGCACTCCGACGCCGCTTCACCCTGCTCGCCGCCACCGCTGTGGCCGGTGCCCTGACCCTGTCCGCATGCAGTGGGGACGGCAACCGGGCGGGCGGTGGCGGCAACACGAACTTCGTCACCGGCAGTGGCGGGATCTCCACCGTCGCCAAGGGCGAACGCACCGCCGCGCCGAAGCTCGCGGGCGCGACCCTGGACGGCACCGACCTCGACATCGCCGACTACAAGGGCAAGATCGTCGTCCTGAACTTCTGGGGATCGTGGTGCGGCCCCTGCCGCGCGGAGGCCAAGCACTTCGTGAAGGTCTCCGAGGAGATGAAGGACCAGGGCGTCCAGTTCGTCGGCGTCAACACCCGCGACCCCCAGAAGTCCCTCGCGGTCAGCTTCGAGGAGGACTTCGGGGTCACCTACCCGAGCCTCTACGACCCGACGGGCAAGCAGCTCCTGCGCTTCCCCAAGGGCACGCTGAACCCGAAGGCCATCCCGTCGACCGTGGTCGTCGACCGCGAGGGGAAGCTCGCCGCCCGCTCCCTCGCGGCGCTCGACGCCACGAAGCTGCGCGAGATGATCGACCCGCTGGTCGCCGAGAAGTGACCGCCGTCCTCCAGCTGGCCGCGACCACCGGCGGAAACGAGACGGTGGCCGGCGGGGCCCTCATAGTGGCGCTGCCCATCGCCCTGCTCGGAGGGCTCGTCTCCTTCTTCTCGCCGTGCGTCCTGCCGCTCGTGCCCGGCTACCTCAGCTACGTCACCGGGGTCAGCGGCGCCGACCTCGCCGAACGCCGCAGGGGCAGGACCGTCGCCGGCGCCGCACTCTTCGTCCTCGGCTTCACCGCCGTGTTCGTGTCCGGCGGCGCGCTCTTCGGCTTCTTCGGCCAGACGCTCCAGGAGTACAGCGGGACGCTCTCCAAGGTCCTCGGCGCGCTGATGATCCTCATGGGGATCTTCTTCATGGGGCTCCTGCCCTGGATGACGCAGCGCGAGTTCCGCATCCACAAGCGGCCGGTGACAGGGCTGGCGGGAGCGCCGCTGCTCGGAGCGCTCTTCGGGATCGGCTGGACGCCCTGCCTCGGCCCCACGCTCGCCTCCGTCAACGCGCTCGCCTTCGACCAGGCGACGGCCGGGCGCGGGGCGATCCTGTCGGTGGCGTACTGCCTGGGGCTCGGCGTCCCCTTCGTCCTGGCGGCGATCGCCTTCCGCCGGGCGCTCGGCGCGTTCGGCTGGGTCAAACGCCATTACGCATGGGTCATGCGCATCGGCGGCGGCATGATGATCGTGACCGGCATCCTCCTGCTGACGGGCGCGTGGGACATGCTCATCCAGGAGATGCAGGTCTGGTCCAACGGCTTCACTGTGGGGATCTGAGTCCATGAGCAACACGAACACCACGGACGAGCGCGACCTCGGCCAGGCCGGGGAACAGCTCTCCACCGCCCCGCGCGAGGAGTCCGCCGCCTCCCTGCCCTCGATGGGCGTCATCGGCTGGGCCCGGTGGTTCTGGCGGCAGCTCACCTCGATGCGGGTCGCGCTGATCCTGCTCTTCCTGCTGTCGCTCGGTGCCATCCCCGGCTCGCTGATCCCGCAGAACAGCGTGGACGAACTGAAGGTGCAGACCTTCAAGGAGGCCCACACCACCGTCAGTCCGGTCTACGAGAAGCTGCAGTTCTTCGACGTCTACAGCTCGGTGTGGTTCTCCGCGATCTACATCCTGCTGTTCGTCTCGCTGATCGGCTGCATCGTCCCGCGCACCTGGCAGTTCGTCGGGCAGCTGCGTGGCCGCCCACCGGGCGCGCCGAAGAAGCTGACCCGGCTGCCGGCGTACACCACCTGGCGCACCGACGCCGAGCCCGAGCAGGTGCGCGAGGCAGCCCTCTCGATCCTGCGCAAGCGGCGCTTCCGCTCGCACGTCGTCGCTGACGCGGTCGCGAGCGAGAAGGGCTATCTCCGCGAGACCGGGAACCTGCTCTTCCACGTCGCGCTGATCGTCATGCTGGTCGCGTTCGCCGGCGGGCAGCTCTTCAAGTCCGAGGGCGGCAAGCTGGTCGTCGAGGGCGACGGGTTCGCCAACACCATCACCCAGTACGACGACTTCAAGTCCGGTTCGCTCTTCGACGACGACGATCTCACCCCCTTCAGCTTCGACCTGAAGGACTTCGTCGGCACGTACGAGCGCAACGGCCCCCAGCGCGGCACGCCCCGCACCTACGAGGCACGGGTGACGTACGCGGAGGGCGCGGACGGGGAGACGAAGAAGAAGGTCATCGAGGTCAACAAGCCGCTCGTCGTCGACGGCACGAAGGTCTACCTCAACGCGCACGGCTACGCCCCGGTCATCTCGGTCAAGGACGGCGAGGGCAAGGAGGTCTACCGGAGCGCGGTGCCCCTGCTGCCCATCGACAACAACGTCACCTCGACCGGCGCGATCAAGGTGATGGACGGCTACAAGGACAAGAGCGGCAAGAAGTCCCAGCTGGGCTTCCAGGCGTTCTTCGTGCCGACGTTCGCCGGTGACGGCCAGGGCACGATGTTCTCGCAGTACCCCGGTCTCGACTACCCGGTCCTCGCGCTCAACGGCTACTACGGCAGCCTCGGCGTGGACTCGGGTCTGCCGCAGAACGTCTACCAGCTCGACACGTCCGACATGAAGGAATTCAAGGACAGCAACGGGGACAAGCTGAAGAAGCGGCTGCGCCCTGGGGAGACCATGAAGCTCCCCGACGGCGCGGGGTCGATCACCTTCGAGAGCGTCGAGGAGTGGGCCAGCTTCCAGATCACGCGTCAGCCCGCCAGCGGATGGGCGCTCACCGGCGCCGTCGCCGCCATCATCGGCCTCGCCGGATCGCTCTTCATCCAGCGCCGCCGGGTGTGGGTGCGGGCCGTGCGGGGGACGGACGGTGTCACCGTCGTCGAGATGGCGGGCCTGGGACGCAGCGAGTCCGCGAAGCTCCCCGAGGAGCTGACCGACCTCGCGGTCGCGCTCCACACCGTGGCGCCGACCGCGTCCGGACCCGATCCCGACCACCGTCCCGAACAACTCTCCGAAGAACCTGCCGAAGGGGCTGAGAAGTGAATCTCGCCGCCGCAACCAACGAGAATCTGGCGAACGTCAGCAACACGCTGATCTATTCGTCGATGGCCGTCTACACCCTGGCCTTCTTCGCGCACATCGCCGAGTGGGTGTTCGGCAGCCGGAGCAAGGTCGGCCGCACGGCCGCCGCGCTCAAGAAGGACTCGGCAACCGGTCCGGCGGTGAAGGTGCAGGCCGCGCAACAGGGTGGCACCGCCGTGCTGGAGCGCCCCCAGGTCGTCACGCGCTCCGCCGCCGGATCCCGTGACGTCCCGGACGGCCCCGGTGCGGCCGGCGGCACCTTCAAGGGCGACCTTTGGGGGCGGATCGCGGTCTCGCTGACCGTCGTCGCCTTCGCCGTCCAGGCGGGCGGAGTCGTCGCCCGTGCCCTGTCGGTGCAGCGGGCCCCCTGGGGCAACATGTACGAGTTCTCGATCACCTTCTCCACGGTGGCCGTGGGCGCGTACCTGCTCCTGCTCGCGCTGAGGAAGAACGTCCGCTGGATCGGTCTGCTGCTGGTCACCACGGTCCTGCTGGACCTCGGCATCGCGACCACCACGCTGTACACCGACAGCGACCAGCTGGTCCCGGCGCTGCACTCCTACTGGCTGTGGATCCACGTCTCCACCGCCATCATCTGCGGCGCGGTCTTCTACCTGGGTGCCGTCGGCACGCTGCTCTACCTGTTCCGCGACAGCTACGAGAACAAGCTGGCCAACGGCGGGACGCCCGGGAAGTTCGCGACCTCCGTCATGGAGCGGCTGCCGGCCGCCAAGAGCCTGGACACCTTCTCGTACCGCATCAACGCGGCCGTCTTCCCGCTGTGGACGTTCACGATCATCGCGGGCGCGATCTGGGCGGGCGACGCGTGGGGCCGTTACTGGGGCTGGGACCCCAAGGAGGTCTGGTCCTTCATCACCTGGGTCGCGTACGCCGCCTACCTGCACGCCCGTGCGACGGCCGGCTGGAAGGGCCGCAAGGCCGCCTACCTGGCGCTGGTCGCCTTCGGCTGCTGGCTCTTCAACTACTACGGCGTGAACATCTTCGTCACCGGCAAGCACTCCTACGCAGGGGTCTGACCGGTACACCCGCGTACGACGGGAGGGCGCGACCATCGCTGGTCGCGCCCTCCCGTCGTACGTGCTCTCAGCCGAGCGGGGTGTCCAGGACCGCCTTGCGGTGGCTGAACGTCTCCAGGGAGTACCGCCCGTGGTAGTTGCCCATGCCGCTCTCGCCGACCCCGCCGAAGGGCAGGTCCGAGACGGTCAGATGGGCGAGGGGCAGGCCCATGCCCACGCCGCCCGAGGAGGTCTCGGTCAGCAGCCGTTCCCGCACGGCCGGGTCCTGGGTGAACGCGTACAGGGCCAGCGGCTTGTCACGGTCGTTGATGAAGCCGATGGCCTCGTCGAGCCCGTCCACCGTGAGGATCGGCAGCACCGGTCCGAAGATCTCCTCGCCCATCACGGGGGAGTCCGGGGAGACATCGGCGAGCACCGTCGGGGCGATGTACTTCCCCTCCCGGTCGTGGGCCCCGCCCGTCACCGTGCGGCCGGAGTCCAGGAGCCCGACCAGCCGGTCGAAGTGGCGCTCGTTCACGATCCGGCCGTACTCCGGACTGGTGGACGCGTCCTCGCCGAACAGTCCCTCGACCGCCGCCGCGAGGGCGTCCGCCAGGGCCGGTGCGGTCTCCGGATCGGTCAGGACGTAGTCGGGGGCGACGCACGTCTGGCCGGCGTTGAGGAACTTCCCGGAGGCCAGCCGGGCGGCCACCGTCTTCAGGTCCGTGTCGCGGTCCACGAACACCGGCGACTTGCCGCCCAGTTCGAGGGTGACGGGCGTGAGGTGCTTCGCCGCGGCGGTCATGACGATCCGGCCGACCGTGCCGTTGCCGGTGTAGAAGATGTGGTCGAAGCGCTCGGCGAGCAGCGCGGTGGTCTCCGGGACCGCGCCCTCCACGACGGCGACGGCGTCCGTGTCCAGATACAGCGGCACCAGCCGGGCCACGGCGGCGGAGGTCGCGGCCGCCAGTTCACTGGGCTTGGCGACGACCGTGTTGCCCGCGGCCAGCGCGCCCACGACGGGAGCGAGCAGCAGCTGCACCGGGTAGTTCCACGGGGCGATGACGAGGACGACGCCGAGCGGGTCCTGCACGGTGTGGGCGGTGGCGCCGCCGAGGACCGCCGGTACGGGGGCGGGCTCGGGCTCCAGCCACCCCTCCAGACGCTCGAGGGTGTGGTCGATCTCCCGGATAGTGAAGTCGATCTCGGTCCGGTAGGCCTCCTTGCGGCTCTTGCCGAGGTCGGCCCGGAGCGCCTCGGCCAGTTCGTCCCCGCGCTCGGTGAGCAGCGCGCGCAGCCGCGTCAGCTGGGTGGTGCGCCAGGCCAGGTCCTTGGTGCGGCCGGTGCGGAAGGTGGCACGGAGCCGGGCGACGACGTCGGCCGGGGCTTCCCGCACGGTCTCCGCGGCGCTCACAGGGCCGCTACGATCTCGCGGGCCAGCTGCTCGGAGGAGGCAGGGTTCTGACCGGTGTGCAGGTTGCGGTCGTGCACGGTGTGCACCGCCCACGGCTCGGCCGCGGCGTAGTCGGCGCCGAGCTCGACGAGACGGTTCTCCAGCAGCCACGGCGCCTTGGCGGCGAGGCCGGCCTGGGTCTCCTCGGCGTTGCTGAAGCCGGTCATGCGGTAGCCGGCGAACGGCCAGCTGCCGTCCTCGCGGCGGGCGGGCAGCAGGGCGGCGGGCGCGTGGCACAGGACGGCGACGTGGGTGCCGGAGTCCAGGGCCGAGGTCAGCAGCCTGCCGGAGACCTCGCTGACGGCCAGGTCCTCCATGGGGCCGTGGCCGCCGGGGTAGAAGACGATGTCGTAGGACGTGGGCACGATGTCCTCGAGCCGGGCGGGGATGCGCAGCGTCTCGTCGATCGAGGCGAGGTACGAGGCCACGGCGTCGGCCTGCTCCTGGCCTCCGTTCGCCTCGGCGGCCAGGCTGGCGGCGTCGACCGTGGGGGCCACACCGCCGGGGGTGGCGACGGTGATGTCGAAGCCGGCCTGGGTGAAGACGCGGTGCGGGGCGGCGAGTTCCTCGGCCCAGAAACCGGTGGGATGGGCGGTGCCGTCGTTGAGGGTCCAGTGGTCGGCACCGGTGAGGACGAAGAGTACGGAGGGCATGGGGGGTGCTCCCTACGAGACGCTGTGCGGAAAACGCGCGGAACGCGAAGCTTGATATGCTCAAGCAATACCGTTCATGTAACGGGTTAAAGTTGAGCATGTCAAATGAATGCGGGTGCGTGGCGGACAGAGTCCGGGCCTCCGGACCACGCGTACCGACCGAAGGATGACCGACCATGACGACGGAACCCGCACCCCGCGCCGTCCCTACTCCGGACGAACTGCTGGAACCCCTCGCAGTCGTCGTCCGCGGCCATCACGACGACCTCACCGCCGTCGCCGGCCGTCACGGCCTCAGCACCTCCCAGGCCCGGGCGCTGATCGCCCTCAATGAGCCCATGCCCATGAGCGCGCTGGCCAGTCATCTGGTGTGCGACGCCTCCAACGCCACCGGTCTCATCGGCCGCATGGAGGCCCGAGGCCTGGTGACGCGTACCCCGGCGCCCGGCGACCGCCGCTCCAAGGTGGCCGCCCGCACGGCGGAGGGCACCGAGACGGCGCACCGGATCCGCGCCGAGATGCGCGTGGTGCACGGCGCCCTGGAGGCGCTCACCCCCGAGGAGCGCACGGCGCTGCTGCCCCTGCTGGAGCGCCTGGGGCGACTGCTGTCCTCATGAGGAACCCCTCATGCGGACGCCCCTCACGGGAGGGACGTCATGAGGCCGTCGGCGGGGTCGGGTCCTCGGGACCCGTGCCGCTCTCCCGGCGCTTGATCTCGTCCTCGCGCCGGCGCAGGTCCGCCTCCCAGTCCTTGAGGAGCGACTCGTCCTTCTTGTTCTCGTCCTTCAGCGACTTCAGGAAGTCCGGGTTGTCGTCGGGCGCCACCCAGGTGTTGCGGTGGTTGCGGTGCCACTCCGAAGGAGTGCGGCCGCCCTGGGGGGCGTGGCGCATCTTGCCCGCGGCGAGCCAGACGATCGGCCCGACGATCCAGAACAGCAGGATGATGAAGACCCAGGCGATCTTCGGCAGGTGCTTCGCCTCGTCCTCAGGTGTGTTCAGGCAGTCGATGAACGCGAAGATCGTCAGCGCCAGCGGCAGGATGTAGATCAGGGCCCTGAACATCGTGGAAGATCCCCCGAGGTGAGGTGACGGGGCGCATGGACCGCCCCCGGTGACGGGCCCAGGGTAGCCGGTGTCCGATACTTGACCGTATGGCTTACGACGATCTTCGCTCCCTGCTCCGTGCTCTGGAGCGCGAGGGCGATCTCAAGCGCATCAAGGCCGAGGTCGACCCGTATCTGGAGGTCGGCGAGATCGTCGACCGGGTGAACAAGGCGGGCGGTCCCGCGCTGCTCTTCGAGAACGTCAAGGGGGCGTCCATGCCCCTGGCCATGAACGTCTTCGGGACCGACCGGCGGCTGCTCAAGGCGCTCGGCCTGAAGTCCTACGCGGAGATCAGCGACAAGATCGGCGGCCTGCTCAAGCCGGAGCTGCCACAGGGGTTCGTCGGGATCCGGGAGGCGTTCGGGAAGCTCGGGGCGGTGACCCACCTGCCGCCGAAGAAGGTGAAGTCCGACAGCGCCCCCGTCCAGGAGGTCGTCCTGACCGGCGACGACGTGGACCTCGACCAGCTGCCCGCGCTCTTCACCTGGCCCGAGGACGGCGGATCCTTCTTCAACCTGGGCCTCACGCACACCAAGGACCCGGAGACGGGGATCCGCAACCTCGGGCTCTACCGGCTCCAGCGCCATGACCGGCGCACCATCGGGATGCACTGGCAGATCCACAAGGACAGCCGCAACCACTACCAGGTCGCCGCCAGGCGGGGCGAGAAGCTGCCCGTCGCCATCGCGTTCGGGGCCCCGCCCGCGGTCACCTACGCCTCCACGGCGCCGCTGCCGGGGGACATCGACGAGTACCTCTTCGCCGGCTTCGTCCAGGGCAAGCGGATCGAGATGGTCGACTGCAAGACCGTCCCGCTCCAGGTCCCGGCGCAGGCGGAGGTCGTCATCGAGGGCTGGCTGGAACCGGGCGAGATGCTGCCCGAGGGGCCGTTCGGCGACCACACCGGCTTCTACACGCCGCAGGAACCCTTCCCCGCGCTGAAGATCGACTGCGTGACGATGCGGAAGCGTCCGCTGCTCCAGTCGATCGTCGTGGGGCGGCCTCCCACCGAGGACGGCCCGCTGGGACGGGCGACCGAGCGGTTCTTCCTGCCCCTGCTCAAGATCATCGTCCCGGACATCGTGGACTACCACCTGCCGGAGGCGGGCGGCTTCCACAACTGCGCGATCGTCTCGATCGACAAGAAGTACCCGAAGCACGCCCAGAAGGTCATGAGCGCCATCTGGGGGGCGCACATGATGTCGCTGACCAAGCTGATCGTGGTCGTGGACTCCGACTGCGACGTCCACGATCTGCACGAGGTCGCCTGGCGGGCGCTCGGGAACACCGACTACGCACGGGACCTGACGGTCACCGAAGGGCCGGTCGACCATCTCGACCACGCCTCCTACCAGCAGTTCTGGGGTGGCAAGGCGGGCATCGACGCGACGCGCAAGCTGCCCGAGGAGGGGTACACGCGGGACGGGGGCTGGCCGGAGATGGTCGAGTCCGACCCGGAGACGGCGGCGAAGGTCGACCGCCGGTGGAAGGAGTACGGCCTGTGAGTGCATCGGCCTCGGCGGCGGCTGTCCCGCAGCCGCGCGGCAAGTCCCGCGCGTTCCTGCGGCTGGTGATGATCGAGCACTCGGTCTTCGCGCTGCCCTTCGCCTACATCGCCGC
Proteins encoded in this window:
- a CDS encoding PLD nuclease N-terminal domain-containing protein yields the protein MFRALIYILPLALTIFAFIDCLNTPEDEAKHLPKIAWVFIILLFWIVGPIVWLAAGKMRHAPQGGRTPSEWHRNHRNTWVAPDDNPDFLKSLKDENKKDESLLKDWEADLRRREDEIKRRESGTGPEDPTPPTAS
- a CDS encoding menaquinone biosynthesis decarboxylase, whose amino-acid sequence is MAYDDLRSLLRALEREGDLKRIKAEVDPYLEVGEIVDRVNKAGGPALLFENVKGASMPLAMNVFGTDRRLLKALGLKSYAEISDKIGGLLKPELPQGFVGIREAFGKLGAVTHLPPKKVKSDSAPVQEVVLTGDDVDLDQLPALFTWPEDGGSFFNLGLTHTKDPETGIRNLGLYRLQRHDRRTIGMHWQIHKDSRNHYQVAARRGEKLPVAIAFGAPPAVTYASTAPLPGDIDEYLFAGFVQGKRIEMVDCKTVPLQVPAQAEVVIEGWLEPGEMLPEGPFGDHTGFYTPQEPFPALKIDCVTMRKRPLLQSIVVGRPPTEDGPLGRATERFFLPLLKIIVPDIVDYHLPEAGGFHNCAIVSIDKKYPKHAQKVMSAIWGAHMMSLTKLIVVVDSDCDVHDLHEVAWRALGNTDYARDLTVTEGPVDHLDHASYQQFWGGKAGIDATRKLPEEGYTRDGGWPEMVESDPETAAKVDRRWKEYGL